In Gossypium arboreum isolate Shixiya-1 chromosome 3, ASM2569848v2, whole genome shotgun sequence, the sequence TCATAACCTTAAACTCTTCGAAATCAATCATCCCATTTCCATCCTTATCCACTCCACTTATCATCTTCCTACATTCCATGATCGAGCATTCATCTCCGAGGCTTTTGAAAACTTGGTGAAGTTCCTCGGCCGTAATAAACCCATTCCCGTCAATATCATACACCAAGAAAGCATCCTTCAGGTTCTCCAGAACCTTGTTTGAGTCCACTCCTTTGGTGTTCAGCTCCACAAACTCCTTGAAATCTATGAACCCATCACCATCAGTGTCGATTTCTTTGATTATTTTCAGGAGTTCATCTTCGGAGGGTTGTAGTCCGAGAGAACCCAAGACGGAACCAAGCTCCGAAGATGAGATCTTACCGTCGCCATTGATGTCGAACCTTTTGAAAACTAGTTCCAGTTCTTCAAGTTGGGTTCGCATTGGAGATGAAGAAGCAACTGGATTTGAGGGATTTTGCTTCTTTTCCCTACTCAAAATCGACCCAAATCCCATTAGATTGCTATCACTTGGattcaaagatgagaaatgaaTGGAAAAGCAATTAGAGATTCTTTTGGTTGAAGAAAAAAACAGGCCATGAGAAATTAATAAAGCACAATATTGGttagaaaaaaaaatggagattcaagttttttttttttttttggtttggaTCGGTAGGTTCTGTTGGTTGTTAGAGAGGGAGTTTAGGCATGATTGGTTTGTATCCAGAGTTTGTTTGAAAAGAAACAACAAACTTGAAAGCATGTCTTTCGGCTTTAACTTGTGTCAAACCGTGATATTTGGAATGCTCGTACGGATGTTgaaatactattattattatttccacTAGATTTTGTCGACTTTGTTTTATAACAACCGTATTGTATATGTCTATGAATTATATTACAAAATGGAAAAAAATTCATGTACACTGGAAAAATAGAAAATTGTTTTTTAGCTATtgcaaaaattttattaatttaattagat encodes:
- the LOC108472859 gene encoding probable calcium-binding protein CML25; protein product: MGFGSILSREKKQNPSNPVASSSPMRTQLEELELVFKRFDINGDGKISSSELGSVLGSLGLQPSEDELLKIIKEIDTDGDGFIDFKEFVELNTKGVDSNKVLENLKDAFLVYDIDGNGFITAEELHQVFKSLGDECSIMECRKMISGVDKDGNGMIDFEEFKVMMMAGARS